GGTCGTCGTCACCGCGGCACGGCGGAGCTGACCACCGGGCGGCCCCGCGCGAGCCCGGTCGGCGGCCGGCCGCGGGCGACCCGGCGCAGCGGACGCCCTCCGGGGATGCCGGCCGGTGGGCCGCCCGGACCGAGGCAGACCGGTGGGCCACCACCGGTGAACCGGACCGCCGGGCCGGTCGGGACGAGGCCGCCCGGCGCATTCCGCCCACCGAGCCCGACCGACGGACCCCGCCCACCGAGCCCGACCGGCGCGTTCCCTCCGGAGAGCCCGACCGGCGCACCTTGCCCGCCGAGTCCGACCGGCGCACCCCGCCCGGAGAGTCGGACCGGCGGGCCGTCCGGGGAGAGTCCGGTCGGCGGGCCACCTGGAGCGACCTGGAACCCCGCGCCACCTGGAGCGACTCCGACGGCCGGTCCGCCCCCGGCGAGCCGGACCGGCGGACCGCCCGAGGCGGACCGGACCGGCGGGTAGCACCGGACGAGCCACCCCGTCGGATACCGCCGAGAGAGCAACCGCGGCAGGTACCGCCGGACGGGCCACCGCGGCGGGTAGCGCCGGGAGAGCCACCGCGCGGCGAGTCGGACCGGCGGGTCACCTGGAGCGATTCGGAGCAGCTTCCCGCGGCCGGCGGCCCGGACCGGTGGTCGCGGGGTGAGCCGGACCGGTGGTCCGGTGCCGACGACCGGCCCGGTCGGCGACCGGCGGCCGAGTGGACGTCAGCCGGGGACACCACCTGGTCCCGGCCCGACCGCGACCGTTCCGACCACCGCTTCGACCGGCCGGAGCACCGTAGCCGCCCCGTCTCGCCCGCGTCCCGGGCCGAGCCGGGTTGGATGCCGGAGCCGGCGGAGCAGCCCGCGCCCCGCCACGCCGGACGCACTGACCGGCCGAGCCCCGGGTACGGCCGCCCCGCGCCCGCTGACGGCCGCCCCGCGACCGGCGACGACCAACCCTCGTCCGGCAACGGCCAAGCCTCGTCCGGCTACGACCGGCGGCCGGTGGAGGAGTCCGGGCGCCCGCAGCTGCGGTGGAGCCCGCACCCGACGGAGCCCCCGGCGGCACGGCAGCCGATCGATCCGGCCGAGCCCTGGCGGGCGGGTGACCGGTGGAACGACACCGTCCCACCAGCCGGGCCGGCCTCGGCCGAGTCGGCACCGCCCGGACCGGTCCCGGCCGGACCCGTACCGGTCGGGCCGACACCGGTTGGGGCGGCACCGGTCGGGCCAGCATCGGTCGAGTCGGCACCGGTCGAGCCGGCATCGGATCCGTTGGATTCCGACCCGCACCAGCTGTACCGGCGGCCACCAGGCGCGCAACCACGCCGGGAACCGCAGCAGCGCCGGGATGTCGAGCCCCGCCGAGGCCCACAGCCGGTCGGGAACTCACAGCCGGTCGGGAACCCACAGCCGGTCGGGAACCCACAGCCAGTCAGGGACCCGTTCCCGGTTGGAGACGCACAGTCGGTCGGGGACCCACAGTCCAGCCGAGGTACGCAGCCGGTCAGGGACCAGCGGCCAACCGGGGACCAGCGGCCGTCTGGGGACCTGCCGCCGACCGGGGACCAGGAGCGCCGGTCGGCCGCACGACCGGACGGCGGGCTGCCCTGGCCCGATCAGGGTCCGCTCCGGCCGGAGCAACAGCGAGGGCACGGCCGACCGGAGCAGCAACGTTCCGGGGAGCCGGTGGTGCCCGCCCCGATCCGTCCCGGCTCGACCCGACCGGCCCCGATCCACCCGGCCCCGATCCACTCCGGGCCGGTCCACGCCGGGCCGATCCCGCCGCCGCCACGGCCCGCGCCCCGGCCGGGTGTCGGGCCGGTCCGCCCACCGGGGCGGGAGGCACCGCCCCGTACACCGGTCGGCCCGCACGAGCCAGCCCGCCCGCCCGTACCGGTGCCGCCACCAATGGCGGATCGTCCGGCCGTACCGCTGGAACCGCCGGTGGCGAGCCGCCCGGCCGCGCCAAGCGACGTCCGGGAGCAGGGACTACCGGCGCCCGTGGTACGGCGGGAACCGGCCGGGCCGGAGACCGCGACGCCGTCGCCGGCACCCGTCTCACCGGCTATCCCCTTCTCACCGGCTGCCCCCTTCTCACCGGCTGCTCCCGTCGCACCGGGCTCGCCGGCTGCACCGATCTCACCGGCGGCGCCCGTCTCACCGGCGGCGTGGGGACGTCCGGAGCTCCGGCCCCAACCGGTGGCTCCTGCCCCGTTCCCGATGCGGCCCGCCGCCCCACCGCAGTCCGCCCCACCGGTCTCCACACCACGGGAGCCCATGCGACCGACCTCCGGACCGCCGGAGGTCACGCGACCGGTCTCCGCACCACCGGTGCCCACGCGACCGGTCTCCGCACCACCGGTCTCCGCACCACCGGTGCCCACGCGACCGGTCTCCGCACCACCGGTCTCCGCACCACCGGTGCCCACGCGACCGGTCTCCGCACCACCGGTCTCCGCACCACCGGTGCCCACGCGATTGGAGCCCGTACGGCCGGTGTCCGCGCCACCGCGGTACGCGCGACCGGTCTCCGCGCCACCGGTGTCCGGGTTGCCGGTCCCGGGTGGGCCGGTATCCGCGTCGGTGGAGTCGGCCGCGGCGGCGCTCGGGACCACCGAGGCCACACCGGCTGTCCCGGCCACCGACGGTGGTCAGCCCGCCCCGATGGCCGAGAATGTCGGCGATGCGGGGCGCACCACCGTCGCCGCCGGCAGCGGGACGTTCGGGTCCGCGCCGTCGGACGGCACCGCCGGCGATCCACCCGCGACCACTCCCGCCGACGTGTCGGCAGCCCTGGCACTCGACGCCGTACCCGGACCGGAGGTCGAGCCCGCGCCGACCGTCCGGCCGGCGGACGGGCCGGCCGGTACGCCGAGCGCGGAAGCCTGGTTCCGGTCGAATCGTCAGGGCCGCCGGGACGAGGACCCACCGGGGCAGGTCTCCGGACCACCGGCCGTGGCGGACGCCCCCTCGGCGGCGCGATGGACCGAGCTGGCCCCGACAGCCGGGATGTCCCGAGCGCACGCCGCCGCCGAAGAAGCCGCCGGCGACCGGGAGGCAGTCGACAGCGGGGAGACAGCCGGCCACCGGGAAGCAGTCGACAGCGGGGCGACCACCGCCGCGGGTGTCGCGCCAACCGCCGACGACCCGGTGTCCGCGCCGGCCGCCGATCGGCCAGGGTCCGGGGCCGAAGGGGTGGACGACCGGCCACGGGGCGACGCGCAACCGTCCGGGGAACGGCCGACGGCCGAGCCGGCCGGCGAGCGTGGCGGACAGGCAGCCGGCCTGCTCGACGAGGACCACGCGGCCGATGCGCCGGTCGATCCCGAGCAGGCGTTGGCGGGTCTGCGCTGGCGGCTCGACCCACGGACGCTGCGCGAGGTGGTGACGGACCCGGACGAGCTGCGTACGATCCGGCGGCGCCTCACCGAGAAGCTCGACACCGCCGTCGACAACCGGACCCGGACGCGGCTGCTCAGCCTGCGCGCGGTCGCCTCCCGGCTGCTCGGCGAGCTGGACGACGCGCTCGACGACGGGCGGCTCGCCCTGACCTACGCCGAGGCGACCGGGGAGCTGCGCCGGACCGCGCTGGTTCAGGCGCGGTTGGCGCAGGTGCTGCGCTGGCGTCGGGAGTTCGGCGAGGCCGACCGGCTCTTCGCCGAGGCCGCCTCCCCCGAGTTGCCGGCCCGGCTGCGGGCGGCGATGCACGAGCACGCCGGGCGCTCCTGTTACGACCAGGGCCGCCTGATGGAGGCCTGCCACCACTTCGAGCAGGCCCTGGACCTGCGTGGGGACGGCGACGCCGAACTGAGCGGCCGGATCGGGGTGGCACTCGACGCGGTACGCGACCGGGCGGCCGAGGGCGGCTTCGGGCCGTACCCACGGGATCGGCACGAGATCCTGGAACGGCCGCGACCGCCGGTGCCGGCTCCGGACGCCGACCACGAGCGCTGGGGGTACGTCGACCCGGACGGCGAGTTCGTCATCGCGCCCGACTACGCCATGGCGCAGCCGTACCACGAGGAGGTGGCCTGGGTCCGGCGGCCGGGCTCGGCCGGTTGGACGCTGCTGGACCGGGGCGGCGTCCCCGTCCTGGAGACGTCCTGGCAGGCGGTCCGGCCGTTCGCCGGGGGCCGGGCCTGGGTGTCGCCGGACGGCTCCGGCTCCTGGCTGGGCATCGACCCGTCCGGCGAGGTGGTCGTGCCGCACGGCTTCGACCAGGTGTACCCGTTCCGGGCCGGACTGGCGGTGGTCCGCCGGGGGCCGGGTTGGGGTGCGGTGGACGCCACCGGTCAGTTCGTGGTGCCCACCCGGTACGACGGCTTCAGCACCCAGTGCAGCGACGGCCGTCAGGTCGACGGCTTCACCGACGAGGGCCTGGCCGTGGTCGTACGCGGTGGGCTGCGTGGTGTGGTGGACCGGGCCGGGCGGCTGGTGGTCGCCCCGGCCCACCCGGTGCTGCTCATCCACCCGGTCGCGTTCCTGGTAGGCGACGGGGTGAGCCGGTGGGGCGCGCTGGACCGGCGCGGCGCCCGGTTGATCGATCCGGTGCACCGGGACCGGGGCGCGGTGTCGGCCGAGATCGAACGGCTGCTCACCGACACCTCCCCGGTCCTCTGACCCGCGCCCGCCACCGGCACGGGATGAAGGCCCGCACCGACCGGGCTAGGGTCGGTGACATGGAATTCCGACACCTTGGCCGCTCGGGCCTGATGGTCAGCGAGATCTCGTACGGCAACTGGATCACCCACGGTTCCCAGGTCGAGGAGGAGGCCGCCGTTTCCTGCGTCCGGGCCGCCCTGGACAGTGGCGTCACCACCTTCGACACCGCCGACGTGTACGCCGGCACCCGCGCCGAGGAGGTACTCGGCCGCGCGTTGGCCAACGAGCGTCGCGAGGGGCTGGAGATCTTCACCAAGGTCTTCTTCCCCACCGGACCGGGGCGCAACGACCGGGGCCTGTCCCGCAAGCACATCATGGAGTCGATCGACGGCTCGCTGCGCCGGCTGGGCACCGACTACGTCGACCTGTACCAGGCCCACCGGTACGACTACCACACGCCGCTCGAGGAGACGATGACGGCGTTCGCCGACGTCGTACGGGCCGGCAAGGCGCACTACATCGGCGTCTCGGAGTGGAAGGCGTCGCAGCTCCGCGAGGCCCACGAGCTGGCCCGGGAGCTGCGCATCCCGTTGGTCTCCAACCAGCCGCAGTACTCGATGCTCTGGCGGGTCATCGAGGCCGAGGTCGTGCCCACCAGCACGGAGCTGGGCATCGGGCAGATCGTCTTCTCGCCGATGGCGCAGGGCGTACTCACCGGCAAGTACCTGCCGGGCCAGCCGCCGCCGGCCGGCTCCCGGGCCACCGACGAGAAGTCCGGCGCGGGCTTCATCGCCAGGTTGCTCACCGACGACGTGCTGACCCGGGTGCAGCGGCTCAAGCCCCTGGCCGAGCAGGCCGGACTGAGCCTGGGGCAGCTCGCCATCGCCTGGGTGCTGCAGAACCCGAACGTCTCCTCGGCCATCATCGGCGCGTCCCGCCCCGAGCAGGTACGGGACAACGTCAAGGCCGCCGGGGTGAAGCTCGACGCCGAGCTGATCAAGGCGATCGACGAGATCACCGACCCGGTCACCGAGCGGGACCCGGCCCGTACCGAGAGCCCGGCCGAGCGTCCCTGACCGTCGCCTCCCGAGCGTTCCCGGCCCGGTCAGCCACGCACCGGGCCGGGAACGCCACGGCGTGGGCCCGGCCGGCCCGGAACAGCCGGTCAGCTCTGCCAGAACCGGATCAGGTCGAGGCCGGTGGCGTAGAGCCAGGGCGGCAGGCCGAGCAGGTCGGCCAGGGCGAACACCGCGTCGAAGAACCATCCGCCGATGCGCGGGTTCCACAGTAGGGCGAAGAGCAGGATGAACCCGAAGGGGGCGAAGAGGTCGTACATCCGCCGCCACTGCGGGTTCAGCCATGGCTGGAGCATGTTGCCGCCGTCCAGGCCGGGCACCGGGAGCAGGTTCAGCACGCTGGCGGTCAACTGGAGGAACGCCAGCAGCGCCCACCCGGCCCAGAACTCGATCGACCCGCCGGTGCCGGTGCCGATCCGCAGCACCACCACCAGGACCAGGGTGAACAGCACGTTGGTGGCCGGGCCGGCGAGGCTGACCAGGGTGTGCCGCAGCCGTCCGGGGATCGCATGCCGGTCCACCCAGACCGCGCCGCCGGGCAGGCCGATGCCGCCGAGCAGCACCACCGCCACCGGCAGCACCACCGACAGCAGCGGATGGGTGTACTTGAACGGGTTCAGGGTGAGGTAGCCACGGTGGGCGACGCTGCGGTCCCCGGCCCGGAAGGCGACCACCGCGTGCGCGTACTCGTGCAGGCAGAGCGAGACCAACCAGCCGGAGACCACGAAACCGAAGACGGCCAGCCGGACGTTGCCGACCTGGTGCCAGGCCAGCACCGCGCAGGCCACGAAGATCGCGACCAGGGCCAGGAAGATCGGGCTGGGGCGCCGGGCCGCCCGGGGTACGCCGAGCACCAACGCCTCGTCGCCCGGACGGTCGTACGCCATCACTCCGCCGTCGGCTGCAGACTCATCCGGTACTCGACCCGGTCGTCCTCGGTCAGCGTGACCGAGGTGACGCCGGACGCCGCGAGCTCCCGCCAGGTCTGACCGACCCAGGACTCGGCGTCGGCCTGACTGCTGAACGTCTCCGTCGGTCCGTCCACCGACGCACCGTCCGTGCCCTCGTACCGCCAGCTCCACGCCATGCCGCGTCTCCCCTCGCCGCTGAAAGTCCCGCCGGGACGAACCCCCGCCAGCGTAGTCGCCCGGCAACCGATCGGCCCGACGGTGGCCGCCCCGGGCCCCGGAGAGGCCGGGCCGACGGCCCTGCCGTCCAGGGTGTTCCTCGGTCGTTCTGGCGGGTAGGTGACCAGTGGGACCGCAGCGAGACGTGGGCCCCGACCGGACGAGGGAGGACGAGATGGCGCAGCCACTACCGGAGATGGACACCGAGCAGTTGCGGAAGATCGCGGTACGCGGCGGGATCCAGGGCACCGAGGCGATGGACCGGGAGGAACTGGTCGATGCGCTGGAGGCCCGACCGGGCGAGGGCGCCTGGCAGCAGGACCCGAAGCCGGCCGATGTCAACCCCAACGACTACCGGTACGGACACTGACCACCGGGTGTCGACCGGCCCCGGTTCCGGTCCGGGCGGGCGTACCTCGACGTCACTGCCCGGTCGGGGGGATCTAAGGTACGCACATGTCCGTTGACGGGTGGAACAAGGTCCTGGTGCTCGGCGGTATCCGGTCGGGCAAGTCCGAGTTCGCCGAGTCCCTGGTCGGTGAGGCGACGACCGTCCGGTACCTGGCCACCTCCGCCGAGGGCGATCCGGAGGATGCCGAGTGGGCGCAGCGGTTGGCCACCCACCGTGGTCGCCGGCCGGGCGGTTGGCGTACCGAGGAGACCGCGAGTGACCCGCGTCGGCTGGCCGATGTGGTCTCCGCGGCCGAGGCGCACGAGACGCTGCTCGTCGACGACCTGGGCGGCTGGGTGACGGTACTGCTCGACCCGGCCCACCAGCCGGCGGACGACACGGCCACCATCGACGAGCTGGCCACCGCGATCCGTACCTGCGCCGCCCGGATCGTGCTGGTCAGCCCCGAGGTCGGGTTGTCGCTGGTGCCGACCACCCCGATCGGCCGGGCGTTCACCGACGCGCTCGGCGCGGCCAACCGGGCGGTCGCCGACGCCTGTGACACCGTCGTGCTGGTGGTCGCCGGTCAGCCGTGCCGGCTGAAGCCGGCCGGCACCTCGGGCCCGGTCGTGCTGCCCGCGCAGGCTGTCCCGGCGGCGGCCGAGCCGGCCTCGGCGCAGGCCGTCGGCCTGCCCACCGCGGACCGCGCCGCCGCACC
Above is a window of Micromonospora yangpuensis DNA encoding:
- a CDS encoding WG repeat-containing protein — encoded protein: MAENVGDAGRTTVAAGSGTFGSAPSDGTAGDPPATTPADVSAALALDAVPGPEVEPAPTVRPADGPAGTPSAEAWFRSNRQGRRDEDPPGQVSGPPAVADAPSAARWTELAPTAGMSRAHAAAEEAAGDREAVDSGETAGHREAVDSGATTAAGVAPTADDPVSAPAADRPGSGAEGVDDRPRGDAQPSGERPTAEPAGERGGQAAGLLDEDHAADAPVDPEQALAGLRWRLDPRTLREVVTDPDELRTIRRRLTEKLDTAVDNRTRTRLLSLRAVASRLLGELDDALDDGRLALTYAEATGELRRTALVQARLAQVLRWRREFGEADRLFAEAASPELPARLRAAMHEHAGRSCYDQGRLMEACHHFEQALDLRGDGDAELSGRIGVALDAVRDRAAEGGFGPYPRDRHEILERPRPPVPAPDADHERWGYVDPDGEFVIAPDYAMAQPYHEEVAWVRRPGSAGWTLLDRGGVPVLETSWQAVRPFAGGRAWVSPDGSGSWLGIDPSGEVVVPHGFDQVYPFRAGLAVVRRGPGWGAVDATGQFVVPTRYDGFSTQCSDGRQVDGFTDEGLAVVVRGGLRGVVDRAGRLVVAPAHPVLLIHPVAFLVGDGVSRWGALDRRGARLIDPVHRDRGAVSAEIERLLTDTSPVL
- a CDS encoding aldo/keto reductase family protein, producing MEFRHLGRSGLMVSEISYGNWITHGSQVEEEAAVSCVRAALDSGVTTFDTADVYAGTRAEEVLGRALANERREGLEIFTKVFFPTGPGRNDRGLSRKHIMESIDGSLRRLGTDYVDLYQAHRYDYHTPLEETMTAFADVVRAGKAHYIGVSEWKASQLREAHELARELRIPLVSNQPQYSMLWRVIEAEVVPTSTELGIGQIVFSPMAQGVLTGKYLPGQPPPAGSRATDEKSGAGFIARLLTDDVLTRVQRLKPLAEQAGLSLGQLAIAWVLQNPNVSSAIIGASRPEQVRDNVKAAGVKLDAELIKAIDEITDPVTERDPARTESPAERP
- a CDS encoding site-2 protease family protein, with the translated sequence MAYDRPGDEALVLGVPRAARRPSPIFLALVAIFVACAVLAWHQVGNVRLAVFGFVVSGWLVSLCLHEYAHAVVAFRAGDRSVAHRGYLTLNPFKYTHPLLSVVLPVAVVLLGGIGLPGGAVWVDRHAIPGRLRHTLVSLAGPATNVLFTLVLVVVLRIGTGTGGSIEFWAGWALLAFLQLTASVLNLLPVPGLDGGNMLQPWLNPQWRRMYDLFAPFGFILLFALLWNPRIGGWFFDAVFALADLLGLPPWLYATGLDLIRFWQS